A genomic stretch from Vicia villosa cultivar HV-30 ecotype Madison, WI unplaced genomic scaffold, Vvil1.0 ctg.000780F_1_1, whole genome shotgun sequence includes:
- the LOC131631158 gene encoding uncharacterized protein LOC131631158: MTYSGPFNIPERTKDQLGLENSWERLKREAEIRRVLELISVAGQWRRAWERANRRKWKGCLWKRETHFRVVMGALEKRLTSIQWKAGWQSAHSGVCVKGTGKAEGMAVDEVVIGSGDRKRKSRREAERNVIVLSSDSEREEKHGKEFDKCKKRQMTKKGPSTTVEEREERDGTGCNKLDESRKKQYGPSGIVKERSSDWKGKEVMVEDEDDHISISSDKER, translated from the exons ATGACGTACTCCGGCCCATTTAACATCCCCGAACG GACGAAAGACCAACTCGGATTGGAGAACAGTTGGGAAAGGCTTAAGAGGGAGGCTGAGATTCGGCGAGTCTTAGAGCTGATAAGTGTTGCAGGTCAATGGAGGAGAGCTTGGGAGAGGGCTAACCGCAGGAAGTGGAAGGGATGCCTCTGGAAACGCGAAACTCATTTTAGGGTTGTAATGGGAGCTCTTGAGAAACGACTTACTTCAATACAATGGAAGGCAGGATGGCAATCCGCCCATTCCGGTGTGTGCGTTAAGGGTACTGGAAAAGCTGAAGGCATGGCTGTAGATGAGGTTGTGATTGGTTCTGGGGATAGGAAAAGGAAGTCCAGAAGAGAGGCAGAACGTAATGTCATTGTattatcttctgattctgaaag GGAAGAAAAGCATGGTAAAGAATTTGATAAGTGTAAGAAGAGGCAAATGACTAAGAAAGGACCAAGTACAACTGTTGAAGAAAG GGAAGAGAGGGACGGCACAGGATGCAATAAGCTGGATGAGAGTAGAAAGAAGCAATATGGACCAAGTGGCATTGTGAAAGAAAGGAGCTCGGACTGGAAAGGAAAAGAAGTAATGGTAGAGGATGAAGATGACCACATTTCTATTTCATCTGATAAGGAAAGGTAA
- the LOC131631160 gene encoding uncharacterized protein LOC131631160, with product MCKYPLSITNTYNVTKLAINEDMETIKQFAKMLTQDTIMAVSGLRTQQSQGRSQNSYTSRQSPTKKLLSNAVLLPLEQIVKLKDTTFCATVATITKIFASKYGWYYQACHECPNKVTGDKPPYKCVKGHDTETAIFRYKIEVGVLHAGTKCKFILWDKESEELLEVSAAHMRETMFQAGIFDPLDFPLALDKLLDQELAFKVKWQPGWSNCSVIMLVKDKPIVDQLKAEWVDATAVTSQQLNALVNHVTFVLRCV from the exons ATGT GCAAATATCCACTATCTATTACCAATACTTACAATGTCACCAAACTGGCTATTAATGAAGACATGGAGACTATCAAACAATTTGCCAAAAT GCTTACACAGGATACTATAATGGCTGTCTCGGGCCTTCGCACTCAGCAGTCTCAGGGCAGGTCGCAAAACTCATACACTTCTCGCCAATCACCTACCAAAAAATTGTTATCTAATGCTGTTCTTCTTCCTCTTGAGCAAATAGTTAAACTCAAAGAC ACTACTTTTTGTGCTACCGTTGCTACAATTACAAAAATCTTTGCCTCAAAATATGGCTGGTACTACCAAGCATGCCATGAATGCCCAAATAAAGTCACCGGTGATAAACCTCCCTACAAGTGTGTAAAGGGACATGACACTGAAACTGCCATATTCAG GTATAAAATAGAGGTGGGTGTTCTTCATGCTGGTACAAAATGCAAGTTTATTTTGTGGGACAAGGAAAGTGAGGAACTATTGGAGGTGTCGGCTGCTCATATGCGCGAAACAATGTTTCAG GCTGGAATATTTGATCCCCTTGATTTCCCGTTGGCACTTGACAAGCTCCTGGATCAGGAACTTGCCTTCAAAGTCAAGTGGCAACCAGGTTGGTCTAATTGCTCTGTCATCATGTTGGTGAAAGATAAACCTATAGTGGATCAACTAAAAGCTGAATGGGTAGATGCAACTGCAGTTACTTCACAACAGCTTAACGCCCTTGTCAACCATGTAACATTTGTCTTGCGCTGtgtctaa
- the LOC131631159 gene encoding uncharacterized protein LOC131631159 produces the protein MDDNFSILNIKNIVDIEQLPFYHSRFWGADNIMVFDLGLTNVELCQTKLRLEEDFAGLLKDYNYNCLNLCCDNGTRTVLDLAYINTTYPTKLGPDWEEFCQTNMFKVGDTIRFRFDIRSPNKKCHVYKIH, from the exons ATGGATGACAATTTTAGCATTCTCAACATAAAAAATATAGTGGATATCGAGCAATTGCCCTTTTACCATAGCAGGTTTTGGGGCGCAGACAACATTATGGTTTTCGACCTCGGTCTAACAAATGTTGAATTATGTCAAACCAAGTTG AGATTGGAAGAGGACTTTGCTGGACTTTTAAAAGATTACAACTACAACTGTCTCAACTTGTGCTGTGATAATGGTACGAGGACAGTACTGGATTTGGCATACATAAACACTACATACCCGACAAAGTTAGGACCCGACTGGGAAGAATTCTGTCAAACCAATATGTTCAAAGTTGGTGACACTATTAGGTTTAGATTTGATATCAGGTCTCCAAATAAAAAATGTCATGTATATAAAATCCATTGA